Sequence from the Pontibacter pudoricolor genome:
CGGTAACGTGCTAAAGAACAACGATAACCGAAATACAGACAAGCCGGATCTGGACAAAGGTAAGTACAATTAATTGTAGCTGGCTCAGATAAAAATAGCACCTGCCCAAAACAGGTGCTATTTTTATTGATACATTTGCCAATCTATAGTTTACACTGATCAACAATGGCCCGTTACGCCCTTACTGATGTCCATGGCTGTGCCCAAACACTTAAAGCGCTGGTTTTAGGGCAATTAAAACTTCAGAAACAGGATGAACTATATATTCTGGGTGATCTGGTAAATAAAGGCCCGGACAGCAAAGGTGTTATAGATTTTATAATTCACCTCCAGAAGCAGCATCACAATGTAAAGTGCCTGCGCGGTAACCACGATCAGATGCTCTTAAAAGCCGCTACCAAAGGAGAGAGTGCCTTAAATCTGTCGTCTCCCGAAAAAGAGCTTGTCTTACAAAGCTTCGGCATTCATGATTTTGAGAAGTTACCTCCAAAATACCTGACCTTTCTAGATAAGCTCCCCTACTACCTGGAACTTCCCGACTACTTCTTAGTGCATGCAGGTTTCGACTTTAAGCAGGACGACATTTTTAAAGATAAAGAAGCCATGCTGAATATACGGGACTATAAAACTGTGCCCGCAAAGCTTAATAATAAAAGGCTGCTTCATGGCCATACCCCAGCAGCGCTGCATGCTATAAAAAAATCGGTAGCGCATGGCAGCTATAGTTTAAATCTGGATGCTGGTTGCGTGTACTATAAAAATGCCAGTTACGGAAACTTAATAGCGCTCGATCTGGATTCTCAGGAACTATATATCCAGCCAAATGAAGATCGTCCCTATTCTGTTCGTCGAAAAAGCTAACTTTTAGGGATGTTAAACCACACCTCCTTTATGACCCGGTTTATGGTCGCTTTCTGTGATTTTTAGATTACTATTCTAAGAATCTATACCCAGAAGTAGGTATAAATTTATCGTATTGCTGATTGCACAAACTTTTTATACTACAATTATATATTCAGGAACTCAATTAAGAATTTTTTTTGTACTTTTTATGTTTCGTTTTGTGAGATATTTTTTTCAGAAAAGATTACTGATAGTTTTTAAAGGTATCCTATTATCTTTTGATTAGGGCTTAATGGCTTGAACAATAGGTGTTTATGATTGTAATTGGCAGATCGTTAGGCAAGTCTTAAATATT
This genomic interval carries:
- a CDS encoding metallophosphoesterase family protein, with protein sequence MARYALTDVHGCAQTLKALVLGQLKLQKQDELYILGDLVNKGPDSKGVIDFIIHLQKQHHNVKCLRGNHDQMLLKAATKGESALNLSSPEKELVLQSFGIHDFEKLPPKYLTFLDKLPYYLELPDYFLVHAGFDFKQDDIFKDKEAMLNIRDYKTVPAKLNNKRLLHGHTPAALHAIKKSVAHGSYSLNLDAGCVYYKNASYGNLIALDLDSQELYIQPNEDRPYSVRRKS